One window of Dyadobacter sandarakinus genomic DNA carries:
- a CDS encoding thioredoxin family protein: MTFQEYSQLFKSIVDQNIDAQAPPYDNPKYFEYTRLNWQRMNRWLKVGRLLPGLSDTIGRLNQMQTWTIITEPWCGDAAHNVPFLEMAARNNPLITITYELRDSEPFRIQHFLTHGSKSIPKLIISDAGGKTLATWGPRPADCQKMHSQLSAENAPFEQVAAAIQVWYNANKGIDLQEELQQLLEQVARSAPSQKEM; the protein is encoded by the coding sequence ATGACATTTCAGGAATACTCGCAGTTATTCAAAAGCATAGTAGATCAAAACATTGACGCTCAGGCACCACCGTATGACAATCCTAAATATTTTGAATATACCCGGCTGAACTGGCAGCGGATGAACCGCTGGCTGAAAGTGGGCCGGCTGCTGCCCGGGCTTTCGGATACGATCGGGCGCCTCAATCAAATGCAAACCTGGACGATCATCACAGAGCCCTGGTGCGGGGATGCGGCGCACAATGTGCCATTTCTGGAAATGGCCGCCCGGAATAATCCCCTGATCACCATCACTTACGAGCTGAGGGACAGCGAGCCATTCAGGATCCAGCACTTTTTAACGCATGGATCCAAATCGATCCCCAAACTGATTATCAGTGATGCCGGCGGGAAAACGCTTGCTACCTGGGGACCGCGGCCGGCTGACTGTCAGAAAATGCACAGCCAGCTATCGGCTGAAAATGCACCTTTCGAGCAGGTGGCTGCCGCGATACAAGTCTGGTACAATGCCAACAAGGGAATTGATCTTCAGGAGGAACTGCAGCAACTATTGGAGCAGGTCGCGCGTAGTGCACCATCGCAAAAAGAGATGTAG
- a CDS encoding cytochrome-c peroxidase, translating to MQKLILFLLLLLASFGCKEQEEKAPEPVKTGPTPITWTKPAGFPDPVYDLSRNPLTEEGVQLGRFLFYDGILSRTNLIGCGTCHQQAAAFTHHGHELSHGVDDRLGVRNSPAVQNLAWNDSFFWDGGVHDMDLVPFNPIENPVEMDEKVTNVIEKLRKTPNAASKVPVDYPKMFKAAFGTDEINSERMMKALSQFMMTMVSAGSKYDYYLAGDGNALNAQEKQGLVLFQKNCSSCHEGVLFTDHSFRNNGLMPMRNNDLGRGAITGNAADDHKFKVPSLRNVGLTAPYMHDGRYHTLEEVLDHYSDSVQKLPTLDPLLVRTDGKTGFNLSATEKQALIAFLRTLSDEQFIREPKFSDPGVGTAF from the coding sequence ATGCAGAAGCTAATCCTGTTTCTTCTTTTGTTGCTTGCTTCATTCGGCTGTAAAGAGCAGGAGGAAAAGGCGCCGGAGCCCGTGAAAACCGGCCCGACGCCCATCACCTGGACCAAGCCCGCCGGATTTCCCGATCCGGTGTACGACCTGTCGCGCAATCCGCTGACCGAAGAAGGAGTGCAGCTGGGGAGGTTCCTCTTTTACGACGGTATCCTGTCGCGCACCAACCTGATCGGCTGCGGGACCTGCCACCAGCAGGCAGCGGCATTCACCCACCACGGCCACGAACTCAGCCATGGTGTAGACGACCGTTTGGGCGTGCGTAACTCGCCGGCTGTACAGAACCTGGCGTGGAACGATTCCTTTTTCTGGGACGGCGGCGTACACGATATGGACCTGGTACCTTTTAACCCGATTGAAAATCCGGTTGAGATGGATGAAAAAGTAACAAATGTGATTGAGAAGCTGCGCAAAACGCCTAATGCCGCATCAAAGGTCCCTGTGGACTATCCCAAGATGTTCAAGGCTGCATTCGGGACGGATGAGATCAATTCCGAGCGCATGATGAAAGCTTTGTCACAGTTTATGATGACGATGGTTTCGGCCGGTTCAAAATATGACTACTACCTCGCCGGAGATGGCAATGCGCTGAATGCACAGGAAAAGCAGGGGCTGGTTTTATTTCAAAAAAATTGCAGCTCCTGCCATGAAGGCGTGTTGTTCACGGATCACAGCTTTCGGAATAACGGACTCATGCCGATGCGGAACAACGATCTGGGACGCGGCGCGATCACCGGCAATGCAGCCGACGATCATAAATTCAAGGTGCCGAGCCTGCGCAATGTAGGTCTGACAGCGCCTTATATGCACGATGGCCGCTACCATACTTTGGAAGAGGTACTCGACCATTACAGTGACAGTGTTCAGAAGCTGCCTACCCTGGACCCGCTGCTGGTGCGGACGGACGGCAAAACCGGGTTCAACTTGTCGGCTACCGAGAAACAAGCGCTGATCGCATTTTTGCGGACATTGTCCGATGAGCAATTTATCCGGGAACCCAAATTTTCAGATCCCGGCGTCGGGACTGCATTTTAA
- a CDS encoding helix-turn-helix domain-containing protein: protein MAHTTSNPKIHEGRNLKRFREMLSIKQDALAFELGEDWNQQKISLLEQKEKIDANILEQVAAILKIPAEAIRNFDEDQAINIISNTFNDQSSGGNLQPVYNFNAMEKWVEAMEENKRLHAELLKTKDDTIRMLEKLIGNKS, encoded by the coding sequence ATGGCACATACTACCTCTAATCCAAAGATCCATGAAGGCCGCAATTTGAAGCGTTTTCGCGAAATGCTTTCCATTAAGCAAGACGCGCTCGCATTCGAGCTTGGCGAAGACTGGAACCAGCAGAAAATCTCCCTACTGGAACAGAAAGAAAAGATCGATGCAAATATTTTGGAACAAGTTGCTGCTATTTTGAAAATACCTGCTGAGGCTATTCGGAATTTTGATGAGGATCAAGCCATTAATATCATCTCCAATACATTCAATGATCAATCCAGTGGCGGGAATTTGCAGCCTGTTTACAATTTCAATGCAATGGAAAAATGGGTCGAAGCAATGGAAGAAAATAAACGTTTGCATGCAGAATTATTGAAAACAAAAGATGATACGATCAGGATGCTGGAGAAATTGATTGGCAATAAATCGTAA
- a CDS encoding LLM class flavin-dependent oxidoreductase, with protein sequence MEIGIDSFASAMYGSNVLSSVDAMEQLLDRITQADEAGLHVFGIGEHHKKEFLDSAPAVILSAAAARTKQIRLASAVSVLSTSDPVRVYQNFATLDLISKGRAELVVGRGSAIDAYPLFGFNLNDYDALFKEKLDLLLKIRDQEFVTWSGKFRPELKNQPVYPRAFQEKLPVWLGVGGTPESFARAGRLGLPLMVAIIGGETERFRPLIDLYRQEGQRAGFTPDQLTVGLHSPGYVAATDELAVSEYYPGYAELWTKLGRERGWPPVTKNQFDALIAPRGVLVVGGPERVAEKLLRHSKALGGVDRFTFQMDNAGLSHQQLMQAIELIGTKVIPLVNSAS encoded by the coding sequence ATGGAAATAGGAATTGATAGTTTTGCATCTGCCATGTACGGCAGTAATGTTCTCAGCAGTGTTGATGCCATGGAGCAGCTGCTGGACCGCATAACTCAGGCGGACGAAGCCGGTCTGCATGTATTCGGTATTGGCGAACATCATAAAAAGGAGTTTCTCGATTCGGCCCCGGCAGTGATATTGTCGGCCGCGGCGGCCCGGACGAAGCAAATCCGGCTGGCAAGTGCTGTGAGTGTGCTGAGCACCTCCGACCCGGTACGGGTGTACCAGAACTTTGCCACGCTGGATTTGATATCAAAAGGCCGCGCCGAGCTGGTGGTTGGCCGCGGATCGGCTATCGACGCGTATCCGCTGTTTGGTTTTAACCTGAATGATTACGATGCGCTTTTCAAGGAAAAACTCGACCTGCTGCTGAAAATCCGCGACCAGGAATTTGTCACCTGGTCAGGCAAATTCAGACCGGAGTTGAAGAACCAACCCGTTTATCCGCGCGCATTTCAGGAAAAGCTGCCCGTATGGCTCGGCGTGGGCGGTACGCCTGAGTCGTTTGCAAGAGCCGGAAGGTTGGGCTTGCCATTGATGGTAGCAATCATCGGGGGCGAAACAGAACGTTTCCGCCCTTTGATAGACTTGTACCGCCAGGAAGGACAACGGGCAGGGTTTACCCCGGACCAACTAACCGTAGGACTGCATTCACCGGGCTATGTTGCAGCCACCGATGAGCTGGCAGTAAGTGAATATTATCCCGGCTATGCCGAGCTCTGGACCAAACTGGGCAGGGAACGCGGGTGGCCGCCGGTAACAAAAAATCAATTCGATGCACTTATTGCGCCAAGAGGTGTACTGGTAGTGGGCGGGCCCGAGCGGGTTGCAGAAAAGCTGCTGCGGCACAGCAAAGCATTGGGAGGCGTCGACCGTTTTACTTTTCAAATGGATAATGCAGGCCTCTCTCATCAGCAGCTCATGCAAGCAATTGAACTGATCGGCACCAAAGTTATTCCATTGGTCAACAGTGCTTCCTGA
- a CDS encoding quinone oxidoreductase family protein — protein sequence MEASEKSGVVHISKQGPPSVLEYTNEFVGTPGNNQVLIRQHAIALNFVDVMFRNGSFPLKQFPATIGVEAAGVVEAVGPHAGEWALGDRVGYYFSLGAYAERRLIHKDELIRLPQDISFDQAAALMAKGLTARMLVKQAYPVQAGDVVLVHAAVGGVGSLVSRWAKSLGATVIGTVGNASKKVLAESQGTDLVIALDSENIAEQVHAFTHGTGVHAVFDGVGKATFSKSAPLVKSSGSIVLYGNASGSPKIDTDFLASRNISLVRPSLGQYLPDKQHVNVAVDELFEAVRTGILGDIKPAIYALSEVSRAHDDLEASRTTGSVVLRP from the coding sequence ATGGAAGCATCAGAGAAAAGCGGCGTAGTCCATATCAGCAAGCAAGGACCGCCTTCGGTTCTGGAATATACAAATGAGTTTGTCGGTACCCCCGGAAACAATCAGGTTCTAATCAGGCAGCATGCCATTGCGCTGAACTTCGTGGATGTGATGTTCCGGAACGGGTCTTTTCCATTGAAGCAATTTCCCGCCACCATTGGGGTCGAAGCTGCGGGCGTCGTGGAAGCAGTCGGGCCCCATGCCGGTGAATGGGCGCTAGGCGACCGGGTAGGCTACTATTTTTCACTGGGCGCTTACGCAGAAAGACGGCTGATCCATAAAGATGAACTGATCAGGCTTCCACAGGATATTTCTTTCGATCAGGCAGCGGCATTGATGGCCAAAGGGCTGACTGCCCGCATGCTTGTAAAACAGGCTTATCCTGTGCAGGCTGGTGACGTGGTGCTGGTACATGCAGCAGTAGGCGGCGTGGGTTCACTGGTGAGCCGATGGGCAAAGTCACTGGGTGCAACCGTAATTGGAACAGTAGGAAATGCCTCCAAGAAAGTGCTCGCTGAAAGTCAGGGAACCGATCTGGTGATCGCCCTGGATTCGGAGAATATCGCGGAGCAGGTCCATGCATTCACCCACGGAACCGGTGTGCATGCAGTTTTTGACGGTGTCGGAAAAGCTACATTCAGCAAGTCAGCGCCCCTGGTAAAAAGCAGCGGCAGCATTGTTCTTTACGGAAATGCATCGGGTTCGCCGAAGATCGATACTGATTTTCTGGCGTCCAGGAATATCAGCCTTGTGCGTCCGTCCCTGGGCCAGTACCTGCCGGACAAGCAGCATGTAAATGTTGCTGTGGATGAATTGTTTGAAGCTGTCCGCACGGGTATACTCGGGGACATCAAACCCGCCATTTACGCATTATCCGAAGTTTCCAGGGCACACGATGACCTGGAAGCAAGCCGCACGACGGGCTCTGTTGTGCTTCGTCCTTAA
- a CDS encoding PDDEXK nuclease domain-containing protein has product MNESDISTTSLIQDVVQILQLARQNAYRSVNSEMVIAYWRMGRRIVQEEQHGELKAAYGESILKTLSIALTAELGKGFSYANIRNFRQFYLTYPDESICYAVCSKLSWSHNRLIMRMENSEARAYYLKECAEQMWSTRTLERNINSSYYQRLLSSQTKSDVSIQDHNFDKIFAQDFIKDPYVFEFLNIPQPISALEQDIEKALIGNLQQFLLELGKGFSFVGRQFRISTETSHFYIDLVFYNYLLKCFVLFDLKTGKLTHQDTGQMDMYIRMFDDLKKQEDDNPTIGIILCTDKDETVVKYSILNDSKQLFATKYMLYLPTEEELIAEIEREKRLIEGQLNHRQR; this is encoded by the coding sequence ATGAATGAATCTGATATTTCGACAACATCTTTGATTCAGGATGTTGTACAAATTTTACAGCTAGCCAGGCAGAATGCTTATCGTTCGGTAAATAGTGAAATGGTGATTGCCTATTGGCGAATGGGAAGGAGAATAGTGCAGGAAGAGCAGCATGGTGAACTAAAAGCTGCGTATGGCGAGTCGATTTTGAAAACACTTTCCATTGCGCTCACTGCTGAACTGGGCAAAGGTTTTTCTTACGCTAACATTCGCAATTTCAGGCAATTTTATCTTACTTATCCTGATGAATCAATTTGCTACGCAGTGTGTAGCAAATTGTCTTGGAGCCACAATCGGCTCATTATGAGGATGGAAAATTCGGAAGCCAGAGCTTATTACCTCAAAGAATGCGCGGAGCAAATGTGGAGCACGCGAACATTGGAGCGCAATATCAATTCCTCCTATTACCAGCGTTTGCTTTCTTCTCAAACCAAATCCGACGTGTCCATTCAGGATCACAATTTCGACAAGATCTTTGCCCAGGATTTTATTAAAGATCCTTACGTTTTTGAATTTCTTAATATCCCTCAACCGATTAGTGCATTGGAGCAGGATATTGAAAAAGCATTGATCGGAAACTTGCAGCAATTTTTACTTGAATTAGGAAAAGGATTTTCATTTGTTGGAAGACAATTCAGGATCAGCACTGAAACAAGTCACTTTTACATTGACCTCGTTTTCTATAATTACCTTCTGAAATGTTTTGTGCTTTTTGATTTAAAAACGGGCAAATTAACACACCAGGATACCGGCCAAATGGATATGTATATTCGCATGTTCGACGATCTGAAAAAGCAGGAGGATGATAATCCTACAATCGGAATTATTCTTTGCACTGATAAAGATGAAACAGTTGTGAAGTATAGTATATTGAATGATAGCAAACAGTTATTTGCAACCAAGTATATGCTTTATCTGCCTACTGAGGAAGAGTTGATTGCAGAGATTGAGCGAGAAAAAAGGCTGATTGAAGGGCAGCTGAATCATAGGCAACGGTAA
- a CDS encoding DsbA family protein, with product MVKIIYFTDPICSSCWGIEPQLRRLKLEYGHHFEIDYRMGGLLPDWNYNSGGISKPSDVAHHWDEVSRHYDMPIDGDVWLQDPLSSSYPPSIAFKAAQLQDPENAILFLRTLREMVFMEKVNIEKWENLAAAAKKAGLDVETLERDFNGNAKELFKQDLASGSQLGVRGFPTLFFMNAQGVQEKVYGTKPYATYEAALLKQLSDASKKDIHPDWKELFAKYATLTAREFAELSQTPREQAEEVLRELVRSGYLSELTSKNGSIWRLIQ from the coding sequence TTGGTCAAAATCATTTATTTCACCGACCCGATCTGCTCCTCGTGCTGGGGCATTGAACCGCAGCTGCGCAGGCTGAAACTGGAATACGGGCACCATTTCGAAATTGATTACCGCATGGGAGGTCTGCTGCCCGATTGGAACTATAACAGTGGCGGGATCAGTAAACCGTCGGACGTTGCGCACCATTGGGACGAGGTGAGCAGGCATTATGATATGCCCATCGACGGCGATGTGTGGCTGCAAGATCCGCTGAGCTCGTCTTATCCGCCTTCGATTGCATTCAAGGCGGCACAGTTGCAGGATCCGGAGAATGCCATTCTTTTCCTCCGCACGTTGCGGGAGATGGTGTTTATGGAAAAAGTCAACATTGAAAAGTGGGAAAACCTGGCCGCAGCTGCAAAAAAGGCGGGTCTGGATGTTGAAACACTTGAAAGGGATTTCAATGGGAATGCGAAAGAATTGTTCAAACAGGATCTTGCATCAGGTTCGCAACTTGGTGTGAGGGGCTTTCCTACCCTGTTTTTTATGAATGCACAGGGTGTACAGGAAAAGGTTTACGGCACCAAACCCTATGCTACCTACGAGGCTGCCTTACTGAAACAGCTGTCGGATGCATCCAAAAAGGACATTCATCCGGATTGGAAAGAACTATTTGCAAAGTACGCCACACTGACTGCCCGTGAGTTCGCGGAGCTTTCGCAAACGCCACGCGAGCAGGCGGAAGAAGTGCTGCGCGAACTGGTTAGATCCGGGTATTTAAGTGAATTGACAAGTAAAAATGGCTCTATTTGGCGCTTGATCCAATAA
- a CDS encoding Crp/Fnr family transcriptional regulator, whose product MIYTALFEYIESKSALKLSSLEEEEVRKAFKEKHLRKRQYLLQEGDVCKHMAFIVKGAGRMYAIKENSHETVIRLAIESWWLGDYESYNLQTPSQYYIEMTEDSDVLLVTRESMLELTKTVPAVDLMIREIDRKGTIATQKRIHSSISLDAEERYEQIVKTYPDFIKRFPQSMIASYLGISAETLSRIRKKTMYR is encoded by the coding sequence ATGATATACACGGCACTTTTTGAATACATTGAATCCAAATCAGCGCTGAAACTGAGCAGCCTGGAAGAGGAGGAGGTAAGGAAAGCATTTAAAGAAAAACACCTCAGAAAGCGGCAGTATCTTTTGCAGGAAGGCGATGTGTGTAAACACATGGCGTTTATTGTCAAAGGCGCAGGGAGGATGTACGCCATAAAAGAAAACAGCCACGAGACGGTTATTCGCCTGGCTATTGAATCGTGGTGGCTGGGTGATTACGAAAGCTATAATTTACAGACGCCCTCGCAGTACTACATTGAAATGACTGAAGATTCGGATGTGCTGCTGGTAACCAGGGAAAGTATGCTGGAACTGACAAAAACGGTCCCGGCAGTGGATCTGATGATCAGGGAAATAGACCGGAAAGGCACCATTGCCACGCAAAAGCGGATCCATTCGTCCATCAGTCTTGACGCAGAAGAGCGTTATGAGCAAATTGTAAAAACATATCCAGACTTTATCAAGCGCTTTCCCCAAAGTATGATTGCCTCTTACTTGGGCATTTCAGCCGAAACGCTGAGCAGAATCAGGAAAAAGACGATGTACAGGTAA
- a CDS encoding MbnP family protein translates to MKRIFHQCVAAAFAAASLFTFSSCTDSSTSPEPVASDTGKLRMEFDNVVGDKNLVLNSVTYKNAAGEDFIVTRFNYFISNIKLTKADGSVFTVPQDSSYFLIKEDTKTSQFVTLNNVPAGDYTGAEFMVGVDSARNTAPIEKRQGILDPSGSMTDDGMYWAWNSGYIFVKLEGTSSKGNPVNGKFYYHIGLFGGYNDKTVNNTRVVKVNFGSLKAPVTTSETPEVHFLVDVLKVFDGPGTSLKIAEYNSVMGGQQEKSQQIANNYVNMFTLDHIH, encoded by the coding sequence ATGAAACGTATTTTCCATCAATGCGTGGCTGCGGCTTTTGCAGCTGCCAGCCTGTTTACTTTCAGCTCCTGCACAGATTCGTCCACTTCGCCTGAGCCAGTCGCCTCGGATACAGGTAAGCTCCGCATGGAGTTTGACAATGTTGTCGGAGATAAAAACCTGGTGCTGAATAGCGTAACTTACAAAAATGCTGCCGGCGAAGACTTCATTGTCACCAGGTTCAATTACTTTATCTCAAACATCAAGCTGACCAAAGCAGACGGCAGCGTGTTTACCGTACCGCAGGATTCGAGCTATTTTCTTATCAAGGAAGACACCAAAACTTCCCAGTTTGTGACCCTGAACAATGTACCGGCCGGCGATTACACCGGTGCCGAATTTATGGTGGGTGTGGACAGCGCCCGTAACACCGCACCGATCGAAAAGCGGCAGGGCATACTCGATCCGTCGGGCTCCATGACAGACGATGGCATGTATTGGGCCTGGAATTCGGGGTATATTTTTGTCAAACTGGAAGGGACTTCTTCCAAAGGGAACCCGGTAAACGGCAAATTCTATTACCACATCGGGCTTTTTGGGGGCTACAATGACAAAACGGTCAACAATACGCGGGTCGTCAAAGTCAACTTCGGTTCGTTAAAAGCACCTGTCACCACAAGTGAAACGCCGGAGGTGCATTTTCTGGTCGACGTGCTCAAAGTGTTCGACGGACCGGGTACAAGTCTCAAAATCGCCGAGTACAACAGTGTGATGGGCGGGCAGCAGGAAAAATCACAGCAGATTGCGAACAATTACGTTAATATGTTCACGCTGGACCATATTCATTGA
- a CDS encoding nuclear transport factor 2 family protein has translation MDAQFFKTFQENHVAAWNERDREKRDHLLRSIYAEDIKMYDSGSVFQSLAEISDLIGTLHAQDPDFYFSAARPIDFTQNGARLYGHIGTKDNQIIMNSMDFFIIEQGKAAHLYVMMEPATV, from the coding sequence ATGGACGCGCAATTTTTTAAAACATTCCAGGAAAATCATGTTGCCGCCTGGAACGAAAGAGACCGTGAAAAAAGGGATCACCTTTTGAGAAGCATATATGCAGAAGATATAAAAATGTATGACTCCGGTTCCGTTTTTCAAAGTCTGGCCGAAATTTCAGACCTGATCGGGACGCTGCATGCGCAGGATCCTGACTTTTATTTCAGCGCAGCCAGGCCCATTGATTTTACTCAAAACGGTGCCCGCCTTTACGGACACATCGGTACAAAGGATAACCAGATCATCATGAACAGTATGGACTTTTTTATCATCGAGCAGGGAAAAGCTGCCCACTTGTATGTGATGATGGAGCCTGCAACCGTGTAA
- a CDS encoding GNAT family N-acetyltransferase, translating to MDIQLNEDGKKGRFFIESDGKVVAEMTFVWAGPHKIIIDHTVVDASLQGKNVGKQLVHQAVLFAREKEIRILPLCPFASAIFTKTPEFKDVLI from the coding sequence ATGGATATACAATTAAACGAAGACGGCAAAAAGGGCCGCTTCTTTATCGAAAGTGATGGAAAAGTTGTGGCTGAAATGACATTTGTCTGGGCAGGGCCTCATAAAATAATCATCGATCATACCGTGGTAGATGCATCATTACAAGGCAAAAATGTGGGTAAGCAGCTGGTACATCAGGCTGTGCTTTTTGCAAGGGAAAAAGAAATCAGGATATTACCACTCTGCCCTTTTGCATCCGCCATCTTTACAAAAACACCCGAGTTTAAAGACGTTTTAATTTAA